A portion of the Moraxella ovis genome contains these proteins:
- a CDS encoding ABC transporter ATP-binding protein, which produces MTDTRPIALDLQDIHKNYGSLQVLKGVSLTAHDGDVISILGSSGSGKSTLLRCINLLENPSSGKIIIGNEELILTDKKGELVAKNPKQLEKLRSKIGFVFQSFNLWPHKTILQNIIEGPTQVLKQSKAEAIAEAERLLDKVGLLDKKNAYPDNLSGGQRQRVAIARALAMKPQVLLFDEPTSALDPELVNEVLSVMRELAAEGRTMLIVTHEMRFAREVSDKIVFLHQGRIEEIGTPDEVFDNPKSERVREFMASHR; this is translated from the coding sequence ATGACCGACACTCGCCCCATCGCCCTAGATTTACAAGACATTCATAAGAATTACGGCTCTTTGCAAGTCCTAAAAGGCGTCTCTTTAACCGCGCACGACGGCGATGTGATCAGCATCCTAGGCTCATCGGGCTCGGGCAAATCCACCCTACTTCGCTGCATCAACCTACTAGAAAATCCAAGCAGCGGCAAGATCATCATCGGCAATGAAGAGCTGATTCTCACCGACAAAAAAGGCGAACTGGTCGCCAAAAACCCAAAACAACTCGAAAAATTACGCTCAAAAATCGGTTTCGTCTTCCAAAGCTTCAACCTTTGGCCGCATAAAACCATCCTCCAAAACATCATCGAAGGCCCAACCCAAGTCCTAAAGCAATCCAAGGCAGAAGCCATCGCAGAAGCCGAACGCCTGCTTGATAAAGTGGGGCTGCTTGACAAGAAAAATGCCTACCCCGACAACCTATCAGGCGGTCAGCGCCAGCGTGTTGCCATCGCACGCGCCTTAGCGATGAAGCCGCAGGTGCTGCTATTCGACGAACCGACATCGGCGCTTGACCCTGAGCTTGTGAACGAAGTGCTGTCAGTGATGCGCGAGCTGGCTGCCGAAGGACGCACCATGCTGATCGTTACGCACGAGATGCGATTTGCGCGTGAAGTATCAGACAAGATCGTCTTTTTGCACCAAGGTCGCATCGAGGAGATTGGCACTCCTGATGAAGTATTTGATAACCCGAAATCTGAACGCGTGCGTGAATTCATGGCATCGCACCGCTGA
- a CDS encoding transporter substrate-binding domain-containing protein, whose translation MNITKIGSIAAIALALTACNQDKPADNADATKADAPAARELKIATEAAYPPFNDTAPDGKIIGFDVDVINAVCAEINAKCEIVAQDWEGLIPGLNANKYDAIIAGMSITPERLEQVDFSEPYFSNTIVWLSKTDGSFDPNNIKNTILGGQRSTTGAAYIAEKYDGKDGNTVQLYDTYMNAYLDLKAGRNAAVMAEKVSAAEWLKQGQEGFGLVGEEIDNNDNLGIAVRKGDALKEDINAALAKLKESGKLAELEVANFK comes from the coding sequence ATGAATATCACCAAAATCGGTAGCATCGCTGCCATCGCCCTAGCTTTGACAGCATGCAATCAAGACAAGCCTGCAGACAATGCAGATGCTACCAAGGCTGACGCACCTGCTGCTCGCGAACTAAAAATCGCCACGGAAGCTGCCTATCCTCCATTCAACGATACTGCGCCAGATGGCAAAATCATCGGTTTTGACGTAGATGTGATTAATGCGGTCTGCGCCGAAATCAACGCCAAATGTGAAATCGTCGCTCAAGATTGGGAAGGTCTAATCCCAGGCCTAAACGCCAATAAATACGATGCCATCATCGCAGGCATGTCGATCACGCCTGAGCGTCTAGAGCAAGTTGACTTCTCTGAGCCATATTTCTCAAACACCATCGTATGGCTATCAAAAACCGATGGCAGCTTTGATCCAAATAACATCAAAAACACCATCCTAGGTGGTCAGCGTTCAACCACTGGCGCTGCCTACATCGCCGAAAAATATGATGGCAAAGACGGCAACACCGTGCAGCTGTACGACACCTACATGAACGCCTACCTTGACCTAAAAGCTGGTCGTAATGCGGCAGTCATGGCAGAGAAAGTCTCTGCGGCAGAATGGCTAAAACAAGGCCAAGAAGGCTTTGGTCTGGTTGGTGAAGAGATCGACAACAACGACAACCTAGGCATCGCTGTTCGTAAAGGCGACGCCCTAAAAGAAGACATCAACGCTGCACTTGCCAAGCTAAAAGAATCTGGCAAATTGGCTGAGCTTGAAGTAGCGAATTTCAAATAA
- a CDS encoding transporter substrate-binding domain-containing protein translates to MKLKLLSALALTALVSACGDDKAPAESAAPSDSTKQIRIATESSFKPFSYLDNSGNLVGFEIDLANALCEEMKAQCDIQSQDWEGLIPGLNAKKFDAVMAGMSATEERAKVVDFSDAYFNNTLVLLGKKGVDLNVNALDGKNIAAQQATVSADYVAANHPNAVVKTYDKQDNAYLDLSAGRVDGMMSDIVPALDWLKTEQGTEFEVKGEPIDISDSVAIAFRKDDALKGEFNAALAKLKESGKYDELVGKYFDQNIVK, encoded by the coding sequence ATGAAACTAAAATTATTGAGCGCACTTGCGCTAACTGCTCTGGTAAGTGCTTGTGGCGACGATAAAGCACCTGCAGAATCTGCTGCGCCTAGCGACAGCACCAAGCAAATCCGCATCGCTACCGAATCTAGCTTCAAGCCATTTAGCTACCTAGATAACAGTGGTAACTTGGTGGGCTTTGAGATTGATCTTGCCAATGCACTGTGCGAAGAAATGAAAGCCCAATGCGACATCCAAAGCCAAGACTGGGAAGGTCTAATCCCAGGCCTAAACGCCAAGAAATTTGACGCTGTGATGGCTGGCATGTCTGCCACCGAAGAGCGTGCCAAAGTGGTTGATTTTAGTGATGCGTACTTTAACAATACCTTGGTACTGCTTGGCAAAAAAGGCGTTGATCTGAACGTAAACGCCCTTGATGGCAAGAACATCGCCGCTCAGCAAGCCACCGTATCAGCTGATTATGTCGCTGCCAATCATCCCAATGCTGTCGTAAAAACCTACGACAAACAAGACAACGCTTACCTTGATCTAAGCGCAGGCCGCGTTGATGGCATGATGTCTGACATCGTTCCTGCCCTAGATTGGCTAAAAACCGAGCAAGGTACTGAATTTGAAGTCAAAGGCGAGCCGATTGACATTAGTGACAGCGTTGCCATCGCCTTCCGTAAGGATGACGCATTAAAAGGCGAATTCAACGCTGCACTTGCCAAACTAAAAGAATCTGGCAAATATGATGAGCTTGTCGGCAAATACTTTGATCAAAACATCGTAAAATAA
- a CDS encoding transporter substrate-binding domain-containing protein, which translates to MKLKLLSALALTALVSACGGDKEAAPINSNQIRIATEGAYAPFNYTNTDGSLGGFDVDIANALCAKMAAECTIEAQDWDGIIPALKAGKFDAIVSSMSVTPGRIEQVDFTEPYFANTLVFLAKKDSTFNPANASEIEAAKIAAQDSTISSQWLSQAHPSVTSQLHGSLDGAFMDLGNGRVDVMISDKLPALTWLKSDLGKNFEIKGDDIDINDKFAIAVNKGDAELAGKFNKALADIKADGTYDEIVVKHFGQEMLTK; encoded by the coding sequence ATGAAACTAAAATTATTGAGCGCACTTGCGCTAACTGCTCTGGTAAGTGCTTGTGGCGGCGATAAAGAAGCCGCGCCAATCAACTCTAATCAAATCCGCATCGCCACCGAAGGGGCGTATGCCCCATTTAACTACACCAACACCGACGGTTCACTTGGTGGTTTTGACGTAGACATCGCAAACGCACTGTGCGCCAAAATGGCAGCCGAATGCACCATCGAAGCCCAAGACTGGGATGGCATCATTCCTGCGCTAAAAGCCGGCAAATTCGACGCCATCGTCTCATCGATGTCAGTTACGCCTGGGCGCATCGAGCAGGTTGATTTTACCGAACCATACTTTGCCAACACCCTAGTATTCTTGGCAAAAAAAGACAGCACATTTAACCCTGCCAACGCCAGCGAGATCGAAGCTGCTAAGATTGCCGCTCAAGACTCAACCATCTCAAGTCAATGGCTATCACAAGCCCACCCAAGCGTCACATCACAGCTGCACGGCAGTCTAGACGGTGCCTTCATGGATCTGGGCAATGGTCGCGTGGATGTCATGATCTCTGATAAGCTGCCCGCCCTGACATGGCTAAAAAGCGATCTGGGTAAGAACTTTGAAATCAAAGGCGACGACATCGACATCAACGACAAGTTTGCCATTGCAGTTAATAAAGGCGATGCTGAGCTTGCTGGCAAGTTCAACAAAGCACTGGCTGACATCAAGGCTGACGGCACTTACGATGAGATCGTCGTGAAGCACTTCGGACAAGAGATGCTGACAAAATAA
- a CDS encoding ABC transporter permease, producing MFDLQGYGPILMKGTWLTIQLGFVSLIFGLILGLLGAAAKLSGVWLLQRIADIYTTVVRGVPELLMVFFIFFGGDAIIQLVAAQIGHTGRVDMSRFWAGVAALSIMFGAYATEVFRMAVQDIPKGQWEAAQSLGMAPAQTVRRIILPQMWLVALPGIGNLTLVLLKDTALVSLIGLQDLMYYSGRAAQTTQMPFTFYITAALIYLALTTIVTLFMTHFEWRANPAARYAKSLLKQGDKA from the coding sequence GTGTTTGACCTACAAGGCTACGGCCCAATTTTAATGAAAGGCACATGGCTCACCATTCAGTTAGGCTTCGTTAGTCTGATTTTTGGTCTCATTCTTGGCTTACTGGGTGCAGCCGCCAAGCTATCGGGTGTATGGCTACTCCAACGCATCGCGGACATTTATACCACTGTCGTGCGCGGCGTACCTGAGCTGCTCATGGTATTTTTCATTTTCTTTGGCGGTGATGCCATCATACAGCTTGTCGCTGCTCAGATTGGCCACACAGGTCGTGTGGACATGAGCCGCTTTTGGGCGGGCGTGGCTGCCTTATCCATCATGTTCGGCGCGTATGCCACCGAAGTATTCCGCATGGCGGTTCAAGACATCCCAAAAGGCCAATGGGAAGCTGCCCAGAGTCTTGGCATGGCGCCTGCGCAGACTGTCAGACGTATCATTCTGCCACAGATGTGGCTTGTGGCTCTGCCTGGTATCGGCAATCTAACCTTGGTGCTACTAAAAGACACCGCACTGGTATCACTTATCGGACTTCAAGATCTCATGTATTACTCAGGTCGCGCCGCCCAAACCACCCAAATGCCTTTTACATTCTACATCACAGCCGCGCTCATCTATCTGGCACTGACCACCATTGTCACGCTGTTTATGACACATTTTGAATGGCGCGCCAACCCTGCCGCTCGCTATGCCAAATCACTGTTAAAACAAGGAGATAAGGCATGA
- a CDS encoding ABC transporter permease, with amino-acid sequence MNLQWQAVIEHLPTMLKASVTTIELVVLSCVLGLILGVVLGLLRSSKHLWVKALPFLYIFFFRGTPLLIQIFLIYQGLGQFDFIKDSFLWEPVFKQAYWCAIIAFTLNTAAYIAEIVRGAIAAIPKGELEAADAIGMSKFQKIRRIMLPRAFGIMIPAYSNEVIFILKGSALAASITITELTLTAKNLAAKNYLHIEMYAAAGVIYLILAWIIMFGFKLFEGHINKHKHYVPPTTT; translated from the coding sequence ATGAATCTACAATGGCAAGCCGTCATCGAGCATCTCCCCACCATGCTAAAGGCATCGGTGACCACCATCGAACTTGTGGTGCTGTCTTGTGTACTGGGCTTAATCCTTGGGGTTGTGTTGGGGCTTCTGCGCTCATCTAAGCACCTTTGGGTCAAAGCCCTACCTTTTTTGTATATCTTTTTCTTTCGTGGTACGCCACTATTGATTCAGATTTTCTTGATTTATCAAGGACTTGGGCAGTTTGATTTTATCAAAGACAGCTTTCTTTGGGAGCCGGTATTTAAGCAGGCATACTGGTGTGCCATCATCGCATTTACACTAAATACTGCCGCCTATATCGCAGAGATCGTGCGTGGCGCCATCGCTGCCATCCCTAAAGGAGAGCTTGAAGCTGCCGATGCCATCGGGATGTCAAAGTTCCAAAAAATCCGCCGAATCATGCTACCGCGCGCTTTTGGCATCATGATTCCTGCTTATAGCAACGAGGTGATTTTTATCCTAAAAGGCAGCGCTCTGGCAGCGTCGATCACGATCACGGAGCTGACCTTGACCGCCAAGAACCTTGCAGCTAAGAACTACCTGCACATCGAGATGTACGCTGCCGCTGGTGTGATTTATTTGATTTTGGCGTGGATCATCATGTTTGGCTTTAAGCTATTCGAGGGCCATATCAATAAGCACAAACACTACGTGCCGCCAACCACTACCTAA
- the hslO gene encoding Hsp33 family molecular chaperone HslO → MNDVNQSTQYRQRFFIEGSPVRGDVVRLDEAYQNVINKKPYPAAIKALLGEMLVAASLLIGTLKINGRLSVQLQSSDENSLLSWAMAECDHTGQVRALAGFHDSDEWQQNTTSQSAFAKLGQGVLFISIHPERGEAYQGIVERVSDDLAECLAHYQKQSAQIPTLLKLATSDGSAGGILVQLLPQTEEDRENDPDLWERMSALTITIKGEELTDLAADEILYRLYHEEDVVIPEPSQLEFGCTCSKEKSEGAILQLGHEEALHALDAHGGKLSLDCGFCGQSYEFNQSDVDALFV, encoded by the coding sequence ATGAATGATGTGAATCAATCCACCCAGTATCGCCAACGTTTTTTTATTGAAGGGTCGCCTGTGCGCGGCGATGTCGTGCGTCTTGATGAGGCGTATCAAAATGTCATCAATAAAAAACCTTATCCTGCGGCCATCAAGGCACTCTTGGGTGAGATGCTCGTGGCCGCCAGCCTATTAATCGGCACGCTGAAGATTAATGGCAGGCTGTCAGTGCAATTACAATCATCTGATGAGAACAGCCTGTTGTCTTGGGCGATGGCAGAATGCGATCACACAGGGCAAGTGCGTGCTTTGGCGGGGTTTCACGACAGTGATGAATGGCAGCAGAATACCACCAGTCAGAGCGCCTTTGCTAAGCTGGGACAAGGCGTGCTGTTCATCAGCATCCATCCAGAGCGTGGCGAAGCGTATCAAGGCATCGTTGAGCGAGTGAGTGATGATTTGGCGGAGTGCTTGGCGCATTACCAAAAACAATCCGCCCAGATCCCAACTCTGTTGAAACTCGCCACGAGCGATGGAAGTGCAGGCGGTATTCTGGTGCAGCTATTACCACAAACAGAAGAGGACCGTGAGAACGACCCCGATCTGTGGGAGCGCATGAGCGCCCTGACCATCACCATTAAGGGTGAAGAGCTGACTGATCTGGCGGCGGATGAGATTCTGTATCGCTTATATCATGAAGAAGATGTGGTGATCCCAGAGCCAAGCCAGCTTGAATTTGGCTGTACCTGCTCTAAAGAAAAAAGCGAGGGCGCAATCTTGCAACTAGGCCATGAAGAGGCACTACACGCGCTAGATGCTCATGGCGGTAAGCTGTCATTGGACTGTGGATTCTGTGGACAGTCGTATGAATTTAACCAATCCGATGTCGATGCGTTATTTGTATAA
- a CDS encoding acyl-CoA dehydrogenase family protein has product MSFNFNNQQDFLDKIQSLANTHLGPKVIDIDKGYYPLAEMSVLGKAGLFAPHLNEYGNRLDLAILANAQVGRVCGTTGFLTWCHQVMGLYLDQSDNTTLKQRILPDHIIANTFGGTALSNPMKTWANIESMRLVAKKDGQGYSISGTLPWISHIAPDQYCGAVAQIEGTDDEVFFFLQFDKERAGKWELHACPTFSGMEGSSTWRIELQNYPISTDDIIALPCKDFIKRIRGAFVLMQMGIGAGIIMGAIDDVKEGTAVSNAFLEDQAGTLQDELDRLVARTAELAKTPFETHTDFFLDVLDVRTQGGMLSLKATQAAMLHQGAKGYLMSAAPQRRLREAQFVAIVTPAIKHLRYLSHQLMSEPNVRREIEFHI; this is encoded by the coding sequence ATGAGTTTTAATTTTAATAATCAACAAGATTTTTTGGACAAAATCCAAAGCCTAGCCAACACTCATCTTGGTCCAAAAGTCATCGACATCGACAAAGGCTACTACCCACTGGCGGAGATGAGCGTACTGGGCAAGGCAGGATTGTTCGCGCCACACCTTAATGAATACGGCAACCGCCTTGATTTAGCGATTCTGGCGAATGCTCAGGTGGGTCGTGTCTGTGGTACAACAGGCTTTTTGACATGGTGTCATCAGGTGATGGGGCTATACCTTGACCAATCGGACAACACCACACTAAAACAGCGCATTCTACCTGACCATATCATCGCCAATACCTTTGGCGGTACGGCATTATCTAACCCCATGAAAACTTGGGCGAACATCGAAAGCATGCGACTTGTCGCCAAAAAAGACGGGCAAGGCTATAGCATCAGCGGCACCCTACCTTGGATCAGCCACATCGCACCAGATCAATACTGCGGCGCGGTGGCACAGATTGAAGGCACAGACGATGAAGTGTTCTTTTTTTTACAATTTGACAAAGAACGCGCGGGCAAGTGGGAGCTACACGCATGCCCAACTTTCTCAGGCATGGAAGGCTCTAGCACTTGGCGCATCGAATTACAAAATTATCCGATCAGCACGGATGACATCATCGCCCTGCCTTGTAAGGACTTCATCAAGCGCATTCGCGGTGCATTCGTCCTGATGCAGATGGGCATCGGCGCTGGCATCATTATGGGCGCGATTGACGACGTCAAAGAAGGTACTGCGGTGAGTAACGCTTTCTTGGAAGACCAAGCAGGCACCCTGCAAGACGAACTGGATCGTCTGGTTGCACGTACTGCCGAGCTTGCCAAGACGCCATTTGAGACGCATACGGACTTTTTCTTGGATGTGCTGGATGTGCGCACCCAAGGCGGCATGCTTAGCCTAAAAGCCACCCAAGCCGCCATGCTCCACCAAGGTGCCAAGGGCTATCTCATGAGCGCAGCGCCGCAGCGTCGTCTGCGTGAAGCGCAGTTCGTCGCCATCGTTACGCCTGCCATCAAGCATTTGCGCTATCTGTCGCATCAGCTGATGAGTGAGCCGAACGTGCGCCGTGAGATTGAGTTTCACATCTGA
- a CDS encoding FAD-dependent oxidoreductase yields MTTPTDGRGAWRKFICLACGYIYDEEFGDPEDGLPAGTRFEDIPDDWQCPLCGVKKSDFEPYDDTEEALNITTPIFNSHKKGIVIIGAGLAGWSVVDAVRALDKDIPVTLICGDSGDRYHKPMLSVAISQGKTPADLVRTSAVQSATDNHVRLLANTFVTHIDTETQTLHTTRGDVGYDDLVLAIGAAPAYPPTIAKDVAHHVNNLRRFDALQKALARDNKPKNIAIIGAGMVGTELAEDLVNAGHQVSLIDVSPRPLSAFLPKVAGERILNAITAKGITWLGFSMVNDVAVTPSGYEIALLDCNDNSTRTLSFDEVIVATGLVVDERLPTRAGVDFNKRTGIAVHQHTLQTSVPHIYALGDCISIDGVPCRYVAPHRAQATAIAHEILGVAHSGYEHKAPMIRLKNKSINVTANGNPRADGDWRIIKDNPAELSLEMVDDAGEVIAKALLKSPQS; encoded by the coding sequence ATGACTACACCCACTGACGGACGCGGCGCTTGGCGTAAATTCATCTGCCTAGCATGTGGCTATATTTATGACGAAGAATTTGGCGATCCAGAAGATGGCTTGCCCGCTGGGACACGCTTTGAGGACATTCCTGACGATTGGCAATGCCCATTATGTGGTGTCAAAAAAAGCGATTTTGAACCCTATGACGACACCGAAGAGGCTCTAAACATCACCACGCCGATTTTTAATAGCCATAAAAAAGGCATCGTCATCATCGGTGCTGGTTTGGCTGGCTGGAGTGTGGTTGACGCTGTTCGCGCCTTGGATAAAGACATTCCTGTCACGCTTATCTGTGGCGACTCAGGTGATCGCTACCATAAGCCCATGCTATCAGTGGCCATCTCACAAGGCAAGACGCCTGCCGATCTGGTGCGCACCAGCGCCGTGCAATCTGCCACAGACAACCACGTTCGTCTGTTGGCGAACACTTTCGTCACTCACATTGACACCGAGACACAAACCCTGCACACCACACGCGGTGATGTCGGCTATGATGATTTGGTGCTTGCGATCGGAGCAGCGCCTGCTTATCCGCCAACCATCGCCAAAGACGTCGCTCATCATGTCAATAACCTTCGTCGCTTTGACGCACTACAAAAAGCCTTAGCGCGCGACAATAAGCCCAAAAACATCGCCATCATCGGGGCGGGCATGGTTGGCACTGAATTGGCTGAGGATCTGGTCAACGCCGGACATCAGGTTAGCTTAATTGATGTCAGCCCACGTCCATTATCAGCATTTTTACCAAAAGTAGCAGGTGAGCGCATCCTAAACGCCATCACCGCCAAAGGCATCACCTGGCTGGGCTTTAGCATGGTCAATGATGTGGCAGTCACGCCATCAGGCTATGAGATCGCACTGCTAGACTGCAACGATAATAGCACTCGCACATTATCATTTGATGAGGTGATTGTCGCGACAGGCTTGGTGGTGGATGAACGACTGCCAACACGTGCAGGTGTTGACTTCAACAAGCGCACAGGCATTGCCGTGCATCAGCACACCCTACAGACCAGCGTGCCGCACATTTATGCTCTAGGCGACTGCATTAGCATCGATGGCGTGCCTTGTCGTTATGTTGCGCCGCATCGCGCCCAAGCAACTGCCATCGCTCACGAAATCCTAGGTGTGGCACATTCAGGCTACGAACACAAAGCGCCAATGATTCGCCTAAAAAACAAAAGCATCAATGTCACCGCCAATGGCAATCCTAGAGCTGATGGCGACTGGCGCATCATCAAGGATAACCCTGCCGAGCTGTCGCTTGAGATGGTGGACGATGCTGGTGAAGTGATTGCAAAAGCTCTACTAAAATCACCTCAAAGCTAA
- a CDS encoding ABC transporter substrate-binding protein, whose amino-acid sequence MSNIFRPYDPNSRLGCTCGQHSTQADCDRASAFGQLNQNVQLNSQTEQAAADFVEAAAMRALFPHEPTRRAFLKAVGAGTAMAAIGSLLPLSALQEAAAADRLNPEKKDLTIGFIPIICSTPLIMADPLGYYAEQGINAKLVKRAGWALVRDQMMNRELDATHFLAPMPLAITLGLGSTKQDMKVACIQNVNGQALVMSLKHKDNRDPRNWKGMTFAIPFEHSIHNYLLRYFLAEHGLDPDKDVKLRLTTPPDMIANLKAGNIDGFFGPEPFNQRAVWDKAGYIHTLSRDIWNGHPCCSFGTSQNFIDDNPQSFLAMYRAILKANVMANKPEMKKELSKILSPANYLNQPELVIRQSLTGRFADGIGKVQDVPDRTGFNAMPWESLAVWMLTQMKRWGYLKGDVDYQKLAQEVFLLTDAKKQMQAMGYEFSDEKSITVMGKPFDPSRPNEYISSFPIRAQ is encoded by the coding sequence ATGAGCAATATCTTTCGTCCTTATGATCCTAATTCGCGTCTTGGCTGCACATGCGGGCAGCACAGCACCCAAGCTGACTGCGACCGCGCCAGTGCGTTTGGACAATTAAACCAAAACGTACAACTAAACTCCCAAACCGAGCAAGCTGCTGCCGATTTTGTTGAAGCTGCCGCCATGCGAGCACTGTTCCCTCATGAGCCGACTCGCCGAGCCTTCCTAAAGGCAGTGGGCGCTGGCACTGCAATGGCAGCCATTGGTAGCCTTCTGCCATTATCTGCCTTACAGGAAGCCGCCGCAGCCGATCGACTGAACCCCGAGAAGAAAGACTTAACCATCGGCTTTATCCCGATCATCTGCTCAACGCCGCTCATCATGGCAGACCCGCTGGGCTACTATGCCGAGCAAGGCATCAATGCTAAGCTGGTCAAGCGTGCTGGCTGGGCGCTCGTGCGCGATCAGATGATGAATCGCGAGCTGGACGCTACGCATTTTCTGGCGCCAATGCCGCTTGCCATCACGCTGGGTCTAGGCTCTACCAAGCAAGACATGAAAGTCGCCTGCATCCAAAACGTGAACGGTCAAGCCCTCGTGATGTCTCTAAAACACAAAGACAATCGCGACCCACGAAACTGGAAAGGCATGACCTTCGCCATTCCATTTGAGCACTCAATTCACAACTATCTGCTGCGTTATTTCCTGGCGGAGCACGGACTTGACCCAGATAAGGACGTGAAACTACGCTTAACCACACCGCCCGACATGATCGCCAACCTAAAAGCCGGCAACATTGATGGCTTCTTTGGGCCTGAGCCGTTCAACCAACGCGCCGTCTGGGATAAGGCAGGCTACATTCACACATTGAGCCGTGATATTTGGAACGGTCATCCTTGTTGCAGTTTTGGCACATCCCAAAACTTTATCGATGACAATCCGCAATCATTCCTAGCGATGTATCGCGCGATTCTAAAAGCCAACGTCATGGCGAATAAGCCTGAAATGAAAAAAGAGCTGTCCAAGATCTTATCGCCTGCCAACTATCTAAACCAGCCAGAGCTTGTGATTCGCCAAAGCTTAACAGGTCGCTTCGCTGATGGCATTGGCAAAGTCCAAGACGTGCCAGATCGCACAGGCTTTAACGCCATGCCTTGGGAGTCTTTGGCGGTATGGATGCTCACGCAAATGAAGCGCTGGGGCTATCTAAAAGGCGATGTCGATTACCAAAAACTCGCCCAAGAAGTATTCTTATTGACCGATGCCAAAAAACAAATGCAAGCAATGGGCTATGAATTTAGCGACGAAAAATCCATTACCGTCATGGGCAAGCCTTTTGACCCAAGTCGCCCTAATGAATACATCTCAAGCTTTCCCATTCGCGCACAATAA
- the ntrB gene encoding nitrate ABC transporter permease — protein sequence MSLFNKLTTQTKAYLVTAFIVLVTLGIWQAATLPTQVTAPTDPIALEYEVLMGNIPEHTPAGAVVASTESEFPSPKRFAATAIEHLSDPFYDKGLNDKGIGIQLGYSIGRVLLGFLLAALVAIPLGYVLGMSKILDKAISPFVQLLKPISPLAWMPIALYTIKDSNLSSIFVIFICSVWPMLTNTAFGVASVRREWLNVAKTLEVDPLTTAKKIVLPAAAPTIVTGMRISMGIAWLVIVAAEMLVGGTGIGYFVWNQWNNLSIVNVIFAVLLIGVVGMVLDWLFALLQKKVSYVE from the coding sequence ATGAGTTTATTTAATAAATTAACCACCCAAACCAAGGCGTATCTCGTCACCGCCTTTATCGTGCTCGTCACGCTTGGCATCTGGCAGGCGGCGACTCTGCCCACACAAGTCACCGCACCCACCGACCCGATCGCCTTAGAATACGAAGTACTGATGGGCAACATTCCTGAGCACACACCCGCAGGTGCCGTCGTCGCCAGTACCGAGAGCGAATTTCCCAGCCCAAAACGCTTCGCTGCCACTGCCATCGAGCATCTGTCTGATCCATTTTATGACAAAGGCTTGAACGACAAAGGCATCGGCATTCAGCTTGGTTATTCAATTGGCAGGGTACTGCTGGGGTTCTTATTGGCCGCATTGGTTGCCATTCCACTGGGTTATGTGCTTGGCATGAGTAAGATTCTAGATAAAGCCATCTCGCCTTTTGTGCAGCTGTTAAAGCCCATCTCGCCCCTAGCGTGGATGCCGATCGCCCTTTATACGATCAAAGACTCAAATCTATCAAGCATTTTTGTGATTTTTATTTGTTCGGTATGGCCGATGCTGACCAACACCGCCTTTGGCGTGGCAAGTGTTCGCCGAGAATGGCTGAACGTTGCCAAGACGCTTGAAGTTGATCCACTCACCACCGCCAAAAAAATCGTCCTACCTGCTGCTGCGCCCACCATCGTCACCGGCATGCGCATCTCTATGGGCATTGCATGGCTTGTGATTGTCGCTGCTGAAATGCTCGTAGGCGGTACAGGCATTGGTTATTTTGTATGGAACCAATGGAACAACTTATCCATCGTGAATGTCATCTTTGCCGTGCTGCTCATTGGCGTGGTCGGCATGGTGCTCGATTGGTTATTTGCATTATTACAAAAAAAGGTGAGCTATGTCGAATGA